In one window of Streptomyces griseus subsp. griseus DNA:
- a CDS encoding IclR family transcriptional regulator, with protein MALKPEPTAPFHSVQYALRVLESVSQHGDGVTDAQISRETGLPAAHLASLLLTLRREGYVEQVGDGAYVIGASLLLLGSGAARREALEGRLQHALDQLRDTVGAAVYLSRYVDGEVSVVQVADGPLTPAVNEWVDFRSSAHATAVGKCLLGQLDHEARRDHLSRHRIARLTSRTITSEKVLLSKLDAQPATVPVLDLQEYAVGTVCAAVPLTAGATAGCLALSLPVEDAHRLREAAETLNRRAAPVLLSLAL; from the coding sequence GTGGCGTTGAAGCCCGAGCCGACCGCACCGTTCCACTCGGTGCAGTACGCCCTGCGCGTGCTCGAATCGGTCTCCCAGCACGGTGACGGTGTGACCGATGCCCAGATCTCCCGGGAGACGGGGCTGCCCGCCGCACATCTCGCCTCCCTGCTCCTGACGCTGCGCCGCGAGGGATATGTGGAGCAGGTCGGCGACGGCGCGTACGTCATAGGCGCCTCCCTGCTGCTCCTCGGCTCCGGCGCGGCCCGCCGCGAGGCCCTGGAGGGCCGCCTCCAGCACGCCCTGGACCAGCTGCGCGACACGGTCGGCGCCGCCGTCTACCTCAGCCGGTACGTGGACGGCGAGGTCAGCGTCGTCCAGGTCGCCGACGGGCCGCTCACCCCGGCGGTCAACGAGTGGGTGGACTTCCGCTCCTCCGCGCACGCCACGGCGGTCGGCAAGTGCCTGCTCGGCCAGCTGGACCACGAGGCGCGGCGCGACCACCTCTCCCGGCACAGGATCGCCCGGCTCACCTCGCGGACGATCACCAGCGAGAAGGTCCTCCTCTCCAAGCTGGACGCCCAGCCCGCGACGGTCCCGGTGCTGGACCTCCAGGAGTACGCGGTGGGCACCGTCTGCGCGGCGGTGCCGCTGACGGCCGGGGCCACCGCCGGATGCCTGGCCCTGTCGCTGCCGGTCGAGGACGCCCACCGGCTCCGCGAGGCGGCGGAGACCCTGAACCGGCGCGCGGCTCCGGTGCTGCTGTCGCTGGCGCTCTGA
- a CDS encoding lytic polysaccharide monooxygenase, which translates to MRKKASAAVIGLAIAGVSVLATTSASSHGYTDTPISRQKLCANGTVTGCGNIQWEPQSVEGPKGFPSSGPADGKICAGGNGQFAQLDDPRGGNWPATQVTGGQGYNFRWQFTARHSTSDFRYYITKNGWDSTKPLTRAALESQPFMTVPYGNQQPPATLTHQGTIPTQKTGKHIILAVWNVADTTNAFYACSDVRF; encoded by the coding sequence ATGCGGAAAAAGGCAAGCGCAGCCGTCATCGGCCTGGCGATAGCGGGTGTTTCGGTACTCGCGACCACCAGTGCCAGCAGCCACGGCTACACGGACACCCCCATCAGCCGCCAGAAACTCTGTGCCAACGGCACGGTCACGGGCTGCGGCAACATCCAGTGGGAGCCGCAGAGCGTCGAGGGCCCGAAGGGCTTCCCGAGCTCGGGTCCCGCCGACGGCAAGATCTGTGCCGGCGGCAACGGGCAGTTCGCCCAGCTCGACGACCCGCGCGGCGGCAACTGGCCCGCCACCCAGGTCACCGGCGGACAGGGCTACAACTTCCGCTGGCAGTTCACCGCCCGCCACTCCACCAGCGACTTCCGCTACTACATCACCAAGAACGGCTGGGACTCCACCAAGCCGCTCACCCGGGCCGCACTCGAATCGCAGCCCTTCATGACCGTGCCCTACGGGAACCAGCAGCCCCCGGCCACGCTGACCCACCAGGGCACGATCCCCACCCAGAAGACCGGCAAGCACATCATCCTCGCCGTCTGGAACGTCGCGGACACCACCAACGCGTTCTACGCCTGCTCGGACGTCCGGTTCTGA
- a CDS encoding AMP-binding protein has product MESTGTVAELVRRQWGDHRTALKHGPTVLTHHQVVEGAARRAALLADLLPAGSEPHLGVLLDNTPEFPLWLSAAALAGAAVAGINPTRRGPELARDILHTDARLLITERAHLPLLAGLELPGVRVLVTDTVAYAGLLAPYEGARPGDAVVAPVGRDSRMLLYFTSGSTGAPKAAICTQGRLAAAGQSLAGHFGVRPADVHYICMPMFHGNAVLADWAPALAAGAAVALRPRFSASGFLDDVRAYGATYFTYVGRAVQYLLATPERPDDRDHTLRLGFGTEAGAVDAARFRERFGVELVEGYGSSEGGAALQRTPGTPPAAIGRAAPADDLAVVDPETGEERPRARFDADGRLLNGDEAIGELVNRGRTPFEGYWRNPEADAERARRGWYWTGDLFYRDTGGYLYFAGRTDDRLRVDGENLAAAMIENILARWDAAAAVAVHAVPDPVTGDQVMAALALREGRAFDPAAFAAFLRAQRDLGTKMAPRFVRIVAHMPVTATNKVHRVALRREGFRCPDPVWWDPAGEGGYVPLDGEGLTGLLARYAEHGRRPPGG; this is encoded by the coding sequence ATGGAGAGTACCGGCACCGTCGCGGAGCTCGTACGACGTCAATGGGGCGACCACCGAACCGCCCTGAAGCACGGTCCCACCGTGCTCACGCATCACCAGGTGGTCGAGGGCGCCGCCCGTCGGGCGGCGCTCCTGGCGGATCTGCTGCCGGCGGGCAGCGAACCGCACCTCGGGGTGCTGCTGGACAACACCCCTGAATTTCCGCTGTGGCTCAGCGCGGCGGCCCTGGCCGGGGCCGCCGTTGCGGGCATCAACCCCACCCGGCGCGGGCCCGAGCTGGCCCGCGACATCCTGCACACCGACGCCCGCCTCCTGATCACCGAGCGCGCCCATCTGCCGCTGCTCGCGGGCCTGGAGCTGCCGGGCGTACGGGTGCTGGTCACGGACACGGTGGCGTACGCCGGTCTCCTCGCCCCCTATGAGGGAGCCAGGCCCGGGGACGCCGTCGTCGCCCCGGTGGGCCGGGACAGCCGCATGCTCCTCTACTTCACCTCCGGATCGACCGGCGCCCCCAAGGCCGCGATCTGCACCCAGGGCCGGCTCGCCGCCGCCGGGCAGTCGCTGGCCGGGCACTTCGGGGTGCGCCCGGCGGACGTCCACTACATCTGCATGCCGATGTTCCACGGCAACGCGGTCCTCGCCGACTGGGCCCCCGCCCTCGCCGCCGGGGCGGCCGTCGCTCTGCGCCCCCGCTTCTCCGCCTCCGGCTTCCTCGACGACGTACGCGCCTACGGGGCGACGTACTTCACCTATGTGGGCCGGGCCGTGCAGTACCTGCTGGCCACCCCCGAGCGCCCCGACGACCGGGACCACACCCTGCGGCTCGGCTTCGGGACCGAGGCGGGGGCGGTGGACGCGGCCCGGTTCCGGGAGCGGTTCGGGGTGGAGCTGGTCGAGGGGTACGGGTCGTCCGAGGGCGGCGCCGCCCTCCAGCGCACCCCCGGCACCCCGCCCGCCGCGATCGGCCGGGCCGCCCCCGCCGACGACCTCGCCGTCGTCGACCCGGAGACCGGTGAGGAGCGCCCCCGCGCCCGGTTCGACGCGGACGGGCGGCTGCTGAACGGGGACGAGGCGATCGGGGAGCTGGTCAACCGGGGCCGGACGCCCTTCGAGGGGTACTGGCGCAACCCGGAGGCGGACGCGGAGCGGGCCCGGCGCGGCTGGTACTGGACCGGCGACCTCTTCTACCGGGACACCGGCGGCTACCTCTACTTCGCGGGCCGCACCGACGACCGGCTCCGCGTCGACGGGGAGAACCTGGCCGCCGCGATGATCGAGAACATCCTGGCCCGCTGGGACGCGGCGGCGGCCGTCGCCGTCCACGCCGTGCCCGACCCGGTGACCGGCGACCAGGTGATGGCCGCCCTGGCGCTGCGGGAGGGCCGCGCCTTCGACCCGGCCGCCTTCGCCGCGTTCCTGCGGGCCCAGCGGGACCTGGGGACGAAGATGGCCCCGAGGTTCGTGCGGATCGTCGCCCACATGCCGGTCACCGCGACGAACAAGGTCCACCGGGTGGCGCTGCGCCGGGAGGGTTTCCGCTGCCCGGACCCGGTCTGGTGGGACCCGGCGGGGGAGGGGGGATACGTACCGCTGGACGGGGAGGGGCTGACCGGCCTGCTCGCCCGGTACGCGGAGCACGGGAGGCGCCCGCCGGGCGGCTGA